A single genomic interval of Sander lucioperca isolate FBNREF2018 chromosome 9, SLUC_FBN_1.2, whole genome shotgun sequence harbors:
- the hhatla gene encoding hedgehog acyltransferase like, a isoform X2 yields the protein MGIKAALPRYELYLYTAVLAGALIWAGSWIAEASSENVNRKAFKESVKPGWHYFGRKMDVADFEWMMWFSTFRNHILFALTGHVIFAKIFTLLAPKHRSLIFGVYGGLAVLITMGWTFMALVLSHCIILYSVALVKMKWLCFVAGLTTLASLKLEPYNSWQESLVTGSFDLQDILFYGGCGFSIMRCMSFALENCEKKDGNYTFSDLLRYNFYLPFFFFGPIMTFDRFHAQVNNTQLTRKDREMWNITTKALVHLGVILVVDVFFHYLYILTIPNDMKLVTKLSDWCLAGLAYSNLVYDWVKAAMMFGVINTVATLDHLDPPQPPKCITMLYVFAETHFDRGINDWLCKYVYDYIGGDHDQIFKELLATVCTFAITTLWLGPCELVYIWSFFNCFGLNFELWVAKIFSLPPLSTIERVMGEAMSRRIRGVFNAANFWTIVLYNVLALNNLEFAKLVGRRLIFKGFPLSSLSVLLVTYCGVQLVKERERQQALLDDPEPVKPVDGGKEKAE from the exons ATGGGGATCAAGGCTGCCCTCCCCAGATATGAGCTGTATCTCTACACAGCTGTACTCGCCGGGGCCTTGATATGGGCAGGCAGTTGGATAGCTGAAGCTTCAAGTG agaatgtaaacagaaaggccTTCAAAGAAAGTGTGAAACCAGGATGGCATTACTTTGGCAGGAAAATG GATGTTGCAGACTTCGAATGGATGATGTGGTTCTCTACATTCCGCAATCATATTCTTTTTGCTCTCACCGGTCACGTTATCTTTGCGAAAATATTCACCCTGCTCGCTCCAAAG CACAGATCCTTGATCTTTGGTGTCTACGGTGGTTTGGCAGTCCTGATCACGATGGGCTGGACCTTCATGGCTCTGGTTCTGTCTCACTGCATCATACTCTACAGCGTCGCCCTGGTAAAGATGAAATGGTTGTGCTTTGTGGCCGGCCTTACCACGCTGGCCTCCCTCAAGCTGGAGCCCTATAACTCCTGGCAG GAATCCTTGGTGACCGGCTCTTTTGACCTGCAAGACATCCTGTTCTATGGAGGCTGCGGCTTCAGCATCATGCGCTGTATGAGCTTTGCTTTGGAGAACTGTGAGAAAAAAGACGGAAACTACACATTCTCTGACCTGCTGAGATACAACTTCTACCtccccttcttcttctttggacCTATCATGACTTTCGACAGGTTCCATGCCCAG GTGAACAACACCCAGCTGACCCGCAAGGACAGGGAGATGTGGAACATCACCACCAAGGCTTTGGTGCATCTGGGAGTTATTCTGGTGGTGGATGTCTTCTTCCACTACCTCTACATTCTGACAATCCCCAATGACATGAAGCTGGTCACCAAGCTTTCTGACTGGTGTCTGG CTGGTCTGGCTTATTCCAACCTGGTTTATGACTGGGTGAAAGCCGCCATGATGTTTGGTGTCATCAACACCGTGGCAACACTGGACCACCTGGACCCTCCTCAGCCTCCCAAGTGTATCACCATGCTCTATGTCTTCGCTGAGAC acACTTTGACAGAGGCATCAATGACTGGCTGTGCAA GTACGTTTATGACTATATTGGCGGGGATCACGATCAAATCTTTAAGGAGCTCCTGGCAACCGTCTGCACCTTCGCTATCACCACCTTGTGGCTGGGCCCGTGTGAGCTGGTTTACATCTGGTCCTTTTTCAATTGCTTTGGCCTCAACTTTGAGCTGTGGGTGGCCAAGATCTTCTCCCTTCCGCCATTGTCTACCATAGAG CGTGTGATGGGTGAAGCCATGTCACGCAGGATCCGGGGTGTGTTCAATGCTGCCAACTTCTGGACCATTGTACTCTACAACGTTCTCGCCCTCAACAATTTGGAGTTTGCCAAACTAGTGGGAAGACGACTGATTTTCAAAG GGTTTCCTCTGTCCTCCCTCTCAGTGTTACTTGTGACCTACTGTGGCGTGCAGCTGGTAAAGGAAAGGGAGAGACAACAAGCCCTGCTGGACGATCCGGAGCCAGTGAAGCCAGTAGATGGGGGCAAAGAAAAAGCAGAATAA
- the hhatla gene encoding hedgehog acyltransferase like, a isoform X1 — protein sequence MGIKAALPRYELYLYTAVLAGALIWAGSWIAEASSENVNRKAFKESVKPGWHYFGRKMDVADFEWMMWFSTFRNHILFALTGHVIFAKIFTLLAPKIGIHGCKHRSLIFGVYGGLAVLITMGWTFMALVLSHCIILYSVALVKMKWLCFVAGLTTLASLKLEPYNSWQESLVTGSFDLQDILFYGGCGFSIMRCMSFALENCEKKDGNYTFSDLLRYNFYLPFFFFGPIMTFDRFHAQVNNTQLTRKDREMWNITTKALVHLGVILVVDVFFHYLYILTIPNDMKLVTKLSDWCLAGLAYSNLVYDWVKAAMMFGVINTVATLDHLDPPQPPKCITMLYVFAETHFDRGINDWLCKYVYDYIGGDHDQIFKELLATVCTFAITTLWLGPCELVYIWSFFNCFGLNFELWVAKIFSLPPLSTIERVMGEAMSRRIRGVFNAANFWTIVLYNVLALNNLEFAKLVGRRLIFKGFPLSSLSVLLVTYCGVQLVKERERQQALLDDPEPVKPVDGGKEKAE from the exons ATGGGGATCAAGGCTGCCCTCCCCAGATATGAGCTGTATCTCTACACAGCTGTACTCGCCGGGGCCTTGATATGGGCAGGCAGTTGGATAGCTGAAGCTTCAAGTG agaatgtaaacagaaaggccTTCAAAGAAAGTGTGAAACCAGGATGGCATTACTTTGGCAGGAAAATG GATGTTGCAGACTTCGAATGGATGATGTGGTTCTCTACATTCCGCAATCATATTCTTTTTGCTCTCACCGGTCACGTTATCTTTGCGAAAATATTCACCCTGCTCGCTCCAAAG ATTGGCATACATGGATGTAAG CACAGATCCTTGATCTTTGGTGTCTACGGTGGTTTGGCAGTCCTGATCACGATGGGCTGGACCTTCATGGCTCTGGTTCTGTCTCACTGCATCATACTCTACAGCGTCGCCCTGGTAAAGATGAAATGGTTGTGCTTTGTGGCCGGCCTTACCACGCTGGCCTCCCTCAAGCTGGAGCCCTATAACTCCTGGCAG GAATCCTTGGTGACCGGCTCTTTTGACCTGCAAGACATCCTGTTCTATGGAGGCTGCGGCTTCAGCATCATGCGCTGTATGAGCTTTGCTTTGGAGAACTGTGAGAAAAAAGACGGAAACTACACATTCTCTGACCTGCTGAGATACAACTTCTACCtccccttcttcttctttggacCTATCATGACTTTCGACAGGTTCCATGCCCAG GTGAACAACACCCAGCTGACCCGCAAGGACAGGGAGATGTGGAACATCACCACCAAGGCTTTGGTGCATCTGGGAGTTATTCTGGTGGTGGATGTCTTCTTCCACTACCTCTACATTCTGACAATCCCCAATGACATGAAGCTGGTCACCAAGCTTTCTGACTGGTGTCTGG CTGGTCTGGCTTATTCCAACCTGGTTTATGACTGGGTGAAAGCCGCCATGATGTTTGGTGTCATCAACACCGTGGCAACACTGGACCACCTGGACCCTCCTCAGCCTCCCAAGTGTATCACCATGCTCTATGTCTTCGCTGAGAC acACTTTGACAGAGGCATCAATGACTGGCTGTGCAA GTACGTTTATGACTATATTGGCGGGGATCACGATCAAATCTTTAAGGAGCTCCTGGCAACCGTCTGCACCTTCGCTATCACCACCTTGTGGCTGGGCCCGTGTGAGCTGGTTTACATCTGGTCCTTTTTCAATTGCTTTGGCCTCAACTTTGAGCTGTGGGTGGCCAAGATCTTCTCCCTTCCGCCATTGTCTACCATAGAG CGTGTGATGGGTGAAGCCATGTCACGCAGGATCCGGGGTGTGTTCAATGCTGCCAACTTCTGGACCATTGTACTCTACAACGTTCTCGCCCTCAACAATTTGGAGTTTGCCAAACTAGTGGGAAGACGACTGATTTTCAAAG GGTTTCCTCTGTCCTCCCTCTCAGTGTTACTTGTGACCTACTGTGGCGTGCAGCTGGTAAAGGAAAGGGAGAGACAACAAGCCCTGCTGGACGATCCGGAGCCAGTGAAGCCAGTAGATGGGGGCAAAGAAAAAGCAGAATAA
- the hhatla gene encoding hedgehog acyltransferase like, a isoform X3 has translation MALLWQENGCCRLRMDDVVLYIPQSYSFCSHRSRYLCENIHPARSKDWHTWISLIFGVYGGLAVLITMGWTFMALVLSHCIILYSVALVKMKWLCFVAGLTTLASLKLEPYNSWQESLVTGSFDLQDILFYGGCGFSIMRCMSFALENCEKKDGNYTFSDLLRYNFYLPFFFFGPIMTFDRFHAQVNNTQLTRKDREMWNITTKALVHLGVILVVDVFFHYLYILTIPNDMKLVTKLSDWCLAGLAYSNLVYDWVKAAMMFGVINTVATLDHLDPPQPPKCITMLYVFAETHFDRGINDWLCKYVYDYIGGDHDQIFKELLATVCTFAITTLWLGPCELVYIWSFFNCFGLNFELWVAKIFSLPPLSTIERVMGEAMSRRIRGVFNAANFWTIVLYNVLALNNLEFAKLVGRRLIFKGFPLSSLSVLLVTYCGVQLVKERERQQALLDDPEPVKPVDGGKEKAE, from the exons ATGGCATTACTTTGGCAGGAAAATG GATGTTGCAGACTTCGAATGGATGATGTGGTTCTCTACATTCCGCAATCATATTCTTTTTGCTCTCACCGGTCACGTTATCTTTGCGAAAATATTCACCCTGCTCGCTCCAAAG ATTGGCATACATGGAT ATCCTTGATCTTTGGTGTCTACGGTGGTTTGGCAGTCCTGATCACGATGGGCTGGACCTTCATGGCTCTGGTTCTGTCTCACTGCATCATACTCTACAGCGTCGCCCTGGTAAAGATGAAATGGTTGTGCTTTGTGGCCGGCCTTACCACGCTGGCCTCCCTCAAGCTGGAGCCCTATAACTCCTGGCAG GAATCCTTGGTGACCGGCTCTTTTGACCTGCAAGACATCCTGTTCTATGGAGGCTGCGGCTTCAGCATCATGCGCTGTATGAGCTTTGCTTTGGAGAACTGTGAGAAAAAAGACGGAAACTACACATTCTCTGACCTGCTGAGATACAACTTCTACCtccccttcttcttctttggacCTATCATGACTTTCGACAGGTTCCATGCCCAG GTGAACAACACCCAGCTGACCCGCAAGGACAGGGAGATGTGGAACATCACCACCAAGGCTTTGGTGCATCTGGGAGTTATTCTGGTGGTGGATGTCTTCTTCCACTACCTCTACATTCTGACAATCCCCAATGACATGAAGCTGGTCACCAAGCTTTCTGACTGGTGTCTGG CTGGTCTGGCTTATTCCAACCTGGTTTATGACTGGGTGAAAGCCGCCATGATGTTTGGTGTCATCAACACCGTGGCAACACTGGACCACCTGGACCCTCCTCAGCCTCCCAAGTGTATCACCATGCTCTATGTCTTCGCTGAGAC acACTTTGACAGAGGCATCAATGACTGGCTGTGCAA GTACGTTTATGACTATATTGGCGGGGATCACGATCAAATCTTTAAGGAGCTCCTGGCAACCGTCTGCACCTTCGCTATCACCACCTTGTGGCTGGGCCCGTGTGAGCTGGTTTACATCTGGTCCTTTTTCAATTGCTTTGGCCTCAACTTTGAGCTGTGGGTGGCCAAGATCTTCTCCCTTCCGCCATTGTCTACCATAGAG CGTGTGATGGGTGAAGCCATGTCACGCAGGATCCGGGGTGTGTTCAATGCTGCCAACTTCTGGACCATTGTACTCTACAACGTTCTCGCCCTCAACAATTTGGAGTTTGCCAAACTAGTGGGAAGACGACTGATTTTCAAAG GGTTTCCTCTGTCCTCCCTCTCAGTGTTACTTGTGACCTACTGTGGCGTGCAGCTGGTAAAGGAAAGGGAGAGACAACAAGCCCTGCTGGACGATCCGGAGCCAGTGAAGCCAGTAGATGGGGGCAAAGAAAAAGCAGAATAA
- the hhatla gene encoding hedgehog acyltransferase like, a isoform X4 — translation MDVRSLIFGVYGGLAVLITMGWTFMALVLSHCIILYSVALVKMKWLCFVAGLTTLASLKLEPYNSWQESLVTGSFDLQDILFYGGCGFSIMRCMSFALENCEKKDGNYTFSDLLRYNFYLPFFFFGPIMTFDRFHAQVNNTQLTRKDREMWNITTKALVHLGVILVVDVFFHYLYILTIPNDMKLVTKLSDWCLAGLAYSNLVYDWVKAAMMFGVINTVATLDHLDPPQPPKCITMLYVFAETHFDRGINDWLCKYVYDYIGGDHDQIFKELLATVCTFAITTLWLGPCELVYIWSFFNCFGLNFELWVAKIFSLPPLSTIERVMGEAMSRRIRGVFNAANFWTIVLYNVLALNNLEFAKLVGRRLIFKGFPLSSLSVLLVTYCGVQLVKERERQQALLDDPEPVKPVDGGKEKAE, via the exons ATGGATGTAAG ATCCTTGATCTTTGGTGTCTACGGTGGTTTGGCAGTCCTGATCACGATGGGCTGGACCTTCATGGCTCTGGTTCTGTCTCACTGCATCATACTCTACAGCGTCGCCCTGGTAAAGATGAAATGGTTGTGCTTTGTGGCCGGCCTTACCACGCTGGCCTCCCTCAAGCTGGAGCCCTATAACTCCTGGCAG GAATCCTTGGTGACCGGCTCTTTTGACCTGCAAGACATCCTGTTCTATGGAGGCTGCGGCTTCAGCATCATGCGCTGTATGAGCTTTGCTTTGGAGAACTGTGAGAAAAAAGACGGAAACTACACATTCTCTGACCTGCTGAGATACAACTTCTACCtccccttcttcttctttggacCTATCATGACTTTCGACAGGTTCCATGCCCAG GTGAACAACACCCAGCTGACCCGCAAGGACAGGGAGATGTGGAACATCACCACCAAGGCTTTGGTGCATCTGGGAGTTATTCTGGTGGTGGATGTCTTCTTCCACTACCTCTACATTCTGACAATCCCCAATGACATGAAGCTGGTCACCAAGCTTTCTGACTGGTGTCTGG CTGGTCTGGCTTATTCCAACCTGGTTTATGACTGGGTGAAAGCCGCCATGATGTTTGGTGTCATCAACACCGTGGCAACACTGGACCACCTGGACCCTCCTCAGCCTCCCAAGTGTATCACCATGCTCTATGTCTTCGCTGAGAC acACTTTGACAGAGGCATCAATGACTGGCTGTGCAA GTACGTTTATGACTATATTGGCGGGGATCACGATCAAATCTTTAAGGAGCTCCTGGCAACCGTCTGCACCTTCGCTATCACCACCTTGTGGCTGGGCCCGTGTGAGCTGGTTTACATCTGGTCCTTTTTCAATTGCTTTGGCCTCAACTTTGAGCTGTGGGTGGCCAAGATCTTCTCCCTTCCGCCATTGTCTACCATAGAG CGTGTGATGGGTGAAGCCATGTCACGCAGGATCCGGGGTGTGTTCAATGCTGCCAACTTCTGGACCATTGTACTCTACAACGTTCTCGCCCTCAACAATTTGGAGTTTGCCAAACTAGTGGGAAGACGACTGATTTTCAAAG GGTTTCCTCTGTCCTCCCTCTCAGTGTTACTTGTGACCTACTGTGGCGTGCAGCTGGTAAAGGAAAGGGAGAGACAACAAGCCCTGCTGGACGATCCGGAGCCAGTGAAGCCAGTAGATGGGGGCAAAGAAAAAGCAGAATAA